The Anabas testudineus chromosome 1, fAnaTes1.2, whole genome shotgun sequence genomic sequence CAGCTCAAGAAGTAATTTCCCAATAATCgctattaaaataataaaaaacatttttaaatttaaattttgtctgttcttctttacatttacttattGGCATATTCTTATCTAATCTATGTAAAAAGAACCAATTGAAGGTAGGAcattacagaaaataatgtaCACACCACTGCTCAAAGGAAAGTACATTCACTTGTCATTTTATCAGGTACACCTGGACAATTTAATGCAATTCTGCcatgaattttacttttacaatgtTTTCATTAGTTCTGCTGTTCACTTTTTCTGAAACTGTTAGAAAGGTGATGCTTCTGCTATATGTTTAATATTGAGGTCATATGGTGGAGTCATACTGGAGTGCCAATGACAGGTTCCAGTCTGTGTTATAAAATGTCATGTGATTTATTCTGTCAAATGCAGCTCTAAGATCTAATAGAAAAAGTGCAGAGATCCAACGTTACAGCTAAAGCACAGCACAGTAGCCTATACTCTGCACAGTAATGTGTGTTTCGTATATTATCTAGATTAtcagaacaaatgagacaggAATTAGTCAAATGGTAAGACCTGGGTATAATTGCGGAAGTCATGGACTTGTTCTAGAATTCAGCTAATTTGTGCATTAAcactgtgtttgatttattaCTGCAGTAATAATTTCACGTATTCTTTAGCGTCAGTATGCCAGAGGGCCAGCTGCACCACTCCACATACATTGGTTTGTAACTTCTCTGGGAAACAGATCTGCTGATCTGCATCTGATGTTTGCTAGTCGGGCAACAGAACTGTACCTTCCCGGTACATGCTTATACAGAGTTAGGGGCCTTCTGCAAAATGTCATTCTATCCTGTTTTCAATAACTTCCATGTCATAATTACTCAGAATCTGTTCTAAAACGTGCAGCTCTCTAATGCCATTAATGCCTTCTTCCTCCTGTTGAGAAGACCTCTAATGTCCTTGCTGATCCATGGCTCATTGTTTGGGAAACAACTGATATTTTTGGGTGGTACAAACATATTGCATACAAACCTGAATAGtagtaaaataatattacacaaacaacCATCCTAtaactttttttactttctggAAGACTGAATTCCAATAACCTTCATCATGTTGCGTATcaattttattaacataaagaGAAAGGATATAGTCTCTATAGTCTTGTCTCTTTAAAAACTTAATGTCATTAGAAGAGTGAACTCAATAGTCTATTTTTCAACCAATTTCATCTCAAATGACAAGGACAagattttacagtgtgtggaccaaaaatatctgttttttagttttatgcCATATACGGTAGTTTCCTTGAGCAATATGGTGGACTAGCAAAAGACGTCACACCTCCCACTGAaatacttttattgttttataatttcatattttgtaatattttgatTGGTCATAGATGTAAACATAACTCATCATTGTGATCATCTACATCATCTGTAAGTCATTTGGTTTATACAATTTCTTCATAAAATACCATAATCAAACATCTCAGCTTCTCTTTCACATACCCACTGTAGGTACTGACCACAGTGCTCACTACACCATGATCTAGCTGTATATCCACCTTGAAAGCTGTTAAAAGCTACACAGTTGGAGGAGGAGTACGCTGATGGGTGTCGATACTGCCAGTACCTAGACAGAAAGTTATACCAAATCAGTGAACAACCAGAAAACTTAAGACTGAATAATATGTCTGATCAgtaaaattttgtttttatcatgtttaaTCACTGGCTTTGTTTCCTcatgtattttatgtgttttctatAAAGAAGGATAAATAAGGTTTCTTTGACACCTACGTAGTTCTCAGTGAACTTCCATCAACCCACATCCACTGGGTCTGGCTGGACGACTGACTTAAACCAATCCAAAACTTCAAATGAGATCCAAGTCGATTTAGAAACAACTTCAAAGTCGGGGAAATGACAGCATTAGTTTACAGGCAAACACTTCTGTAATCATACAATGTTTTTCAATTAAACACCTATAACCACACCATTTCTCTCCAGCTGTTAATGATCACGAGGTCTGCTCCTTGGCCTCCACACTGTTGTCTGCTGCTTTGCCAAGTGCTGCGTTCTTGAGACAAAGAGTAACAACTGCAACCAAACTTCTTCCACCCATGTGGACATTTTCCTGAGGAAACACACCCTTGTGAACTTAGGGGAAATGGGAGGAATTGAAAACATTGCAGCAGGAAGAGTACTCCAAAGTGAGGACTGAGAGACTACGCAACAGCATTATCGTCCCTAATATCATGTGACACTgtggatgaaaagaaacacGAGTGCATTGCATTGTATTGCAGTGATACAAACATCCAGTAACAGACGACATGTATTTTTTTGACATAACCATTAGTTAGTTTACATTAACATGAATCAGTTTGTGTTGTCTATCATTACTACTCCTTTATACACAgtatgtacaaaaacacagatcatGAGCCTGCTCAGCAGGGATCATTTCAAAGGTATCTTATGAAATCAAGAATAACACGCAGGCCTATGTGATCACTGGTGAATAATTACAAGTCAAATGGAGATAGTAGAGGGATGGTGGAGCACACTGATCACATTGCTGCTTTTTGAACACCTTGTTTATCTGTCATCTAACATCTAAATCTAAGATGTAGATATAATGAATGAACCCTCACGATCTGCCTTCTTGACACTGGCTTGTAACCGGTCTCTCTCATCAGACAGATTCTGGTATCGGACCAGGAGTTGGAGTCTCTCTGCAGTGTGATTGGCCAGGTCCCTGGACAGCTGATTTACATCTCTGCTGTCTGAAAGTagagaaaagagaacagagacTCAGGCCACCATTGCTGCCTCATCTCAACTGCTTTTCTGcttccttcctctgttctctctgtgaaTACTCACACAGTGCACTGAGCCATGTGACTGCAGTCAGCAGGAGGAAACACAGCACTCCCAGACAAACCGAAGCCACTTTAAAAGATGGCTGGGTTTCAGTTTCCTCTCTGGACACTGTAAAAAGGTTACAGATGAATGCAACAGGCTGCCTCATGTTCAGAGTTGTTACATAATGTCCTGTAATTGTATTGCTACAATTATTATCCATTAAAGGTTTAGGATCCTATTTCTCACTAtgttaagataagataagataagataagataaagctttattgtcattgtacagtcacacttggtacaacagtacaacgaaattgcaaggtaaaataaaagattaGGATTTAGATAGTCCATATTATATGGAATTTCAGTataataagttatttaaaacaaggCCAGGGGTGTTTGAAGACCCCccatcctgcttgttttccaacctgGCATCGGTAGAGAATAAGCAGGGCAGGGGGTCTTCGAGGTTTAAGATTCAATTCAACGTTCAACAATCCCTAACCCTTGAGTCACAGTTAGGGACCCGTGTTTTATGCTGTGTAAAGTACATGCACTCAGTCCACTATAACGACCAAACATGAACATCCAGTTacgaaagtgtg encodes the following:
- the LOC113162226 gene encoding CD209 antigen-like protein E — translated: MELDDQIYVNVEKLHATCSPKQKGSEKTVSREETETQPSFKVASVCLGVLCFLLLTAVTWLSALYSRDVNQLSRDLANHTAERLQLLVRYQNLSDERDRLQASVKKADRKCPHGWKKFGCSCYSLSQERSTWQSSRQQCGGQGADLVIINSWREMLFLNRLGSHLKFWIGLSQSSSQTQWMWVDGSSLRTTYWQYRHPSAYSSSNCVAFNSFQGGYTARSWCSEHCGQYLQWVCEREAEMFDYGIL